The Streptomyces nigra genome includes the window CGGTGGTGTGTCTGGCCGGCGCACCGGACGCCGAGGGCTGCGTCCGGCTGGACCAGGAACTGCGGCACCATCTCGACCGCGCCGCCCGTCTGGGCCACCGGCTGGTCCTCGACATGGCCGCCGCCCCGGCGGTCGACGCCACGGTCCGGCGGACCCTGCGGGACGGGACCCTGCACCTCGCGGACGCCCCGGTCCTGGTCGTGGCGACACCCGAGGCGCGCAAGGAACTGGAGCAGGAGGAGGACCTCCCCGGCCTGCGCCTGTACGGCACACTGGCCGAGGCCCTGACAACGCTTCCCCCCACACCGGTCCCCGCCCCGACGGCCCGGCCCAGGCGGCACCGACCGGCGACCGACGCGGAGAGCCTGCGCGGCGAGGTCTTCGGACTCCGCGCCAAGGCACGCACCGCCGGGCTCATCGGCATCGCGCAGGGCATGCTCATCGCCCGCTACGGCCTGCCCGACCCCGAAGCCGCGTTCGCCCTGCTGCGAGAGGGCTCCCAGCAGCGCAACGTCCCCCTGCGGGTCCTCGCGTCCGCCGTCGTCACGGCGCCTCCGCCGCAGAGCGACGACGAGTGGTTCCCGGGACGGGGGACGCACGCCCCGCCGCCCGACACCGCGTTCCTGCGGTCCTGCGCCGGAGACGTCACCGACCGGCGGCAGATCATCGGCGCCGCCCTGGCCACGGCGATCGCCGTGGCCGAGGCAGACGCGGGCGAGGTGCACCTCACCGACCCGGCCCAGGACCACGCGCTGATCCTGGAGGCCCATCAGGGCCTCGACGCCGCCTACTGGGACGAGGTCGCCCTCGTCACCGGCCCGCCGGTCCCCGTCGCCCTGGCCCAGAGCCGGCTCGCACCCGTCGCGGTGCCCGACGTCGCCGCCGACGAGACCCTCGCGGCCCACCCGGCCGGCCAGGCCCTCCTGGCGGCGGGCAGCCACGCGGTGTACAGCGTTCCGCTGATCACCCCCGAGCGGCACTGCACCGGCACCCTGACCCTGCACCGCAACGACCCCGGCACCTGGCCGGGCACAGCCCGCCGCGCCGAACTGCTCCGCCTGGCCTCAGACGTGGCGGCCTGGCGCAGCTGGTACCGCCGCACGGTGGTCCTGGACGCCTTGGAACACCTGCACCAGCACAGGCCTGGCCGTGACCGTGACGGCCGGTGACCGGGGCTCACGGTCCCGACCAGCCGCTCTCCCGTTCCCGCTGGGCTTACGACGGGTCGCCGTCATCGTCCGCGCGGTCGCCCTCCGCCCGGGACGGGGTCGTCCGTGCCGCCTCCTCCGTCTGGGCCGGCGTGTCGTCCTGGTCGCGGTCGCCTTCGGCCCGGGACGGGGGCGATTCAGTCACGGGGGTCCTCCTCGATCCGATGAGGGAGGGGCCGGGTACCCACGCCCGTCGGGGCGAGGCATTCAGGTGCCGGTCGTGCCGCCCCGGTCCAGCGGTCCCCAGGAGTTCCGGTGGTGCCGGACGACGCGGTCGGCCTCGGTGATGACCCGGTCCTCGATCCAGCCCAGTGGGCGTACGTCCCTGACCAGAGGCTCGTTGTCGGGGCCGCGGGCCGCCTCGCGGGCCGTGAGGACCCAGGGCCGGGTGCGGGAGTCCTTGATGCGGGGCAGGTGCGCGTAGTCGTACAGGCGCCGGGCCACCCAGACGCGGAGCGGGCGGCCGTCCCACCGCTCCTCGACGTCCAGCGGGTTCGCGGACAGACCGGGCAGCGCAGCCCCGTCAGCTCGTCCCGGCTCGACATCGCCGCCATGTCCGTGGCGGGGCCCAGGGACCAGCGCACGTACAGCCCCGGCGGGCGGCGACCAGATCGGCGAGCTCGCCCAGCGTCGCGAAGGGCGTCATCCCCGAGGTGTCCGGGCCCGGTGTCGCACGTGCCGTGGGCACCAGCTTTCCAGTCCCGGCACAGTTCATCCGCGTTCGCCGCCCCGGTGTGAGGG containing:
- a CDS encoding ANTAR domain-containing protein, translating into MASRSPLRMVPATGRVTVVCLAGAPDAEGCVRLDQELRHHLDRAARLGHRLVLDMAAAPAVDATVRRTLRDGTLHLADAPVLVVATPEARKELEQEEDLPGLRLYGTLAEALTTLPPTPVPAPTARPRRHRPATDAESLRGEVFGLRAKARTAGLIGIAQGMLIARYGLPDPEAAFALLREGSQQRNVPLRVLASAVVTAPPPQSDDEWFPGRGTHAPPPDTAFLRSCAGDVTDRRQIIGAALATAIAVAEADAGEVHLTDPAQDHALILEAHQGLDAAYWDEVALVTGPPVPVALAQSRLAPVAVPDVAADETLAAHPAGQALLAAGSHAVYSVPLITPERHCTGTLTLHRNDPGTWPGTARRAELLRLASDVAAWRSWYRRTVVLDALEHLHQHRPGRDRDGR
- a CDS encoding DUF6098 family protein — its product is MWSPPAGAVRALVPGPRHGHGGDVEPGRADGAALPGLSANPLDVEERWDGRPLRVWVARRLYDYAHLPRIKDSRTRPWVLTAREAARGPDNEPLVRDVRPLGWIEDRVITEADRVVRHHRNSWGPLDRGGTTGT